aATTATTAAGGGTGATGAGAAAAAGGATTTCACATTTTTAGCTGTGAaacttatatttatgcataattatttaatagaaaaattaaatatgaaaaatttaaattgtaTACCTGATATCgaaaaaatggataaaGATTATTGcagttataattttataaaatcacAAGTAGAGGGATACGTGCTAtcttatttaaatatttataatttaatattgaAAAGTTTACAAGGATATATGTATTGTGATATTTTGCAAAATATTAGAAATACAGATATATTGcacttttttaattcttcaatagttcataatttaataagctttatttgttataaaataagagaaaatatttatataattaattatgaGGACTTTTCATTTGAAGATACAGagttttttgaaaaatcgtttaaaaatgtagtaggaaatgatgatatgccattttttccaattaattttgaatttttacTAAATTGCACTAATTTATTGCctaaaaatgaaacaaatGTTGTAGACGAAAATGATATAGAAAATAGTAAgattgaaaattataacaaaatagATGAAAATCCTATTAAAAATGCAAATCAATgcaaaaatgaaatatcaaatgataataaaatattcaacGTTAACTTGATaaacattaaaaatgaGTTTATAgagaatttttttcatattaataataagtCAAATGAAGTCGAAAGAAATACTAAcgatataataaatgaaaataataaaagtcAAGAAATTAAGTATAAAGTAAATTATGTAGATAAATGTATAGAATATGATAACGAATTTTTTGAGTTGTGTGGATTATTACACATTACACAGAGAGAAGAAGTATATGATATTTATAGGcgttatataaaaatgtcaAAAAATTCTAGAATATCAAAGGTAAGAAAAGAAGATGAAAGAAATGTATTACGAGGACAACAAAAAGAAGAAAGACGAAATGCTATAATtgcaaaatatttttatattagcTCATTACATCATccaattattatatcaGAAAATCATCCATGgttgaaatattatatatataatattgaaaaattatataattatttaaaaaatgaagaaaataaaaaagtaattAATATGAGGATGAAAAGAATATTTGAGGAGACATTTTTGAAAGAGAATATACCAAGTATTTGCGatgaaaaaagtaaaaaaaatataaaccaGCAAAATTACATTAAAATGTTTGAAGTTTTAGATGATACAAGTGGTAATGATAGTAACCTCGATaatgatgaagaaaataataaagggaaaaaagggcaaaaagaaaaggaagaaaagaaaaatattaaaggAGGAAATTCAAATCAATTAACTCGCAAAGatgaaattttaaaaagaaaagaattatcaaatgaaaaaaaattatatgaagtAGATTTAGAAAGATATAATGTATTAGaagcaaaaataaataaactgagtagcaataataattattctGAAATGAACACATGGTCATTAGATATAATATCAGGTTTTAATAGATTAGTAGATgtatacaattttaataatgttagtaatttaataaaaaatgcaacTCTTCAACTTAAGATTAGTATAAAGGTTTTAAGTAATATGtttgatattattatgcacacaaaattaaaaaatgtcaAAACTAATAAACAGAAATCAGACGCAATTAGAAGTGTAATGCTAGTTTATAAATTAGTTAATGaaatttttaacaaatttaaagaGTATCTAACTGAAAAAGATATTGTTCAGTTGCAAACTGTTTTGCTATCACTTGGGTTTAGAAATAGTagttataatttatttgaagAGTATATTAAGATAAAGATGAAACAGATggaagaagaaaatgataacGATGCAGAAGAAGATAAAACgggtaaaaataaaaaaaatgtaaaaggaaaagaaaaaacaaaattgaAAGGTGGAGCAAAAGGTGGAAAAAACAAGGAGGAAAAATTGGGTCTAGataagataaaaaaaaaaggaagaGAAGAAAGTAATTCAGAGAGTAGGGTAAAAAAAACCGACAGGaaagaattaaaagaactttataaatataaaatcgAATCAGTAAAAACATATAgtgaattaaaaatagaTGAAGATAAAGAACATGTAtttcaattatattatatgtactATTTATTAGATAGAACAACAGGAAACATAAAAGATAAACGTGTTTTATTTACTTTAGATACTTGgcaatataatatattaaatttagtAGATCGAAGAAAAAGTATTCTAGTTTCTTGTCCAACTAGTAGTGGTAAGACgtttatttgttattatgTTATGGATAAGGTATTAAgattaaataatgatagtGTAGTTGTATATGTTGCCCCAAATGATACATTAGCTTTACAAGTATTTCATGAAGTAAATGGAAGatttaatacaaaaagttattcaaaatatggggaaaataaattgtgCTCATATTTAACAGATAAATATGCACAAGATAAGGCATTAGAGGCTCAAATAGTTATAATATTACCTAGTgttttagaaaatattttattatcttaTTATTCGATGGGTGAAAATACTGGTTTAGAGACAAAAGTATCTAAATTTATTAGTAGaattgaatatataatttttgatGAAATTCATTGTATTGGAGATAAAGAATTTTATGGGCCACAAATTGAAAACATTATTCATTTAACAACTTGCCCATTTTTAGCATTATCTGCTACTATTggtaatataaaatatttttatgactggttaaaaaatgttatgataaaaaagggaaaaaatgaaaaagatttgcatttaattaaattttatgaaagaTTTTCAGATTTagtattatatgtatatactaATAGAAATTTGCATCACTTAAACCCGTTGGCTTGCTATAATTATAgagatatattatataaaggTATTAATAAAGATTTTTATTGCAATCCTCgagaaatatatgaaattataatgttattatttgaattagctagaaaaaaaaatttttatgatttgGTAGAATTTTTAGAACcttcattttatttcaaatatacacgatgtataaataagaaacaatttatatattacatgCACAGTGTAAAagaaatgataatatatttaatacaaaataagTATATTACTAGTTCAGACTATGATATGTTCATACACATGTTGTtatcaaattatttgaaGAATACTGATGTATCTCGAGAGGAAAAGAAAGAAGAGGAAacacataataaaaaaaaagaggtAGATAAAAGGGAAATGGTCAAAGAAGTTGATAGTAGTAGTGATAgtgatgaagaaaataagaaaataacAAGTATGCAAAGCACAACGAAACATTTATACAAGCGAAAAGTACAAGATGATATCccaaaagaaaaattatttcaggaattatacaaaaatgttatattggatgaaaaatattatttaaacaaatCAAACGATTTAGTAAAATATACTGAAGCTGTAAATGCTGAGCAAGAATATTTAGATAGCGGTAATTTAATAGAGTTATTAAAACACTTAGAAgatgtaaattttttaccatgcattgtttttaattttgaaagAAAAGAATTAGAAGATATGACTATCAATTTGATTAATGAACTTATGAGAAGGCAACATGATAAATACTATGGAACTGATGAGAGGGCGTTTAATACTAAGATGGAAAATAAGCTACGGCAAGAAAgatatgaaaatttattaaagcAAAG
Above is a window of Plasmodium berghei ANKA genome assembly, chromosome: 4 DNA encoding:
- a CDS encoding ATP-dependent RNA helicase DDX60, putative — protein: MILANNVYKVPKLKDLKNLKIAENDSINRYSFINKFEENELEDIENIINNKDISIDIKIELFYSKLNSSIHDIFRIIADYTSLYIINGEGLLIHVCMLLSKFYLFQNEEDQNILSFNNSLNISSIIYYIEKVLRDFALCNSNFHIIFFNVFNLFFEKETKLFENYNILRNAFIIHCKKNLIPYYIFDNWYNDNNYNIYIIKYKPLFMFVEDSSSFLYLFNKFYVSEVDEKNELDNNVTLSKEREVDEKTNNNSDQILDGEKNRREYLKKKKIYDYYNEEIREISICFYFLLINNILRDIKSVLFFNVEIEKNTVNAFSINYKMINFKTVEKLNEESTSLFERSVYNNIDIKESIDYENVNSNYTQINISQNIKDYDLIYNDEKNYSKEELELLELFSVNVKSDNINLKNVVLNVFYSKIKETIIKGDEKKDFTFLAVKLIFMHNYLIEKLNMKNLNCIPDIEKMDKDYCSYNFIKSQVEGYVLSYLNIYNLILKSLQGYMYCDILQNIRNTDILHFFNSSIVHNLISFICYKIRENIYIINYEDFSFEDTEFFEKSFKNVVGNDDMPFFPINFEFLLNCTNLLPKNETNVVDENDIENSKIENYNKIDENPIKNANQCKNEISNDNKIFNVNLINIKNEFIENFFHINNKSNEVERNTNDIINENNKSQEIKYKVNYVDKCIEYDNEFFELCGLLHITQREEVYDIYRRYIKMSKNSRISKVRKEDERNVLRGQQKEERRNAIIAKYFYISSLHHPIIISENHPWLKYYIYNIEKLYNYLKNEENKKVINMRMKRIFEETFLKENIPSICDEKSKKNINQQNYIKMFEVLDDTSGNDSNLDNDEENNKGKKGQKEKEEKKNIKGGNSNQLTRKDEILKRKELSNEKKLYEVDLERYNVLEAKINKLSSNNNYSEMNTWSLDIISGFNRLVDVYNFNNVSNLIKNATLQLKISIKVLSNMFDIIMHTKLKNVKTNKQKSDAIRSVMLVYKLVNEIFNKFKEYLTEKDIVQLQTVLLSLGFRNSSYNLFEEYIKIKMKQMEEENDNDAEEDKTGKNKKNVKGKEKTKLKGGAKGGKNKEEKLGLDKIKKKGREESNSESRVKKTDRKELKELYKYKIESVKTYSELKIDEDKEHVFQLYYMYYLLDRTTGNIKDKRVLFTLDTWQYNILNLVDRRKSILVSCPTSSGKTFICYYVMDKVLRLNNDSVVVYVAPNDTLALQVFHEVNGRFNTKSYSKYGENKLCSYLTDKYAQDKALEAQIVIILPSVLENILLSYYSMGENTGLETKVSKFISRIEYIIFDEIHCIGDKEFYGPQIENIIHLTTCPFLALSATIGNIKYFYDWLKNVMIKKGKNEKDLHLIKFYERFSDLVLYVYTNRNLHHLNPLACYNYRDILYKGINKDFYCNPREIYEIIMLLFELARKKNFYDLVEFLEPSFYFKYTRCINKKQFIYYMHSVKEMIIYLIQNKYITSSDYDMFIHMLLSNYLKNTDVSREEKKEEETHNKKKEVDKREMVKEVDSSSDSDEENKKITSMQSTTKHLYKRKVQDDIPKEKLFQELYKNVILDEKYYLNKSNDLVKYTEAVNAEQEYLDSGNLIELLKHLEDVNFLPCIVFNFERKELEDMTINLINELMRRQHDKYYGTDERAFNTKMENKLRQERYENLLKQREMLLKIKTVSRNQRLEQNLDKDYLDMLNEDEIPEPPIDISEEYDGDFYFCNRKVYHNYVFEIEDLIKDAERAIEGRKNKDILIEGLKRGIGLHYEVLPYKFTIIVESLFRLGYIKIIFSNKNLSLGINIPCKSIIFTGHTYELNSLLFKQTSGRAGRRGFDLYGNIIIWNINFKNLKRLITCPLQTLSGTYCVNFTNICRSMLLYNCLKKYREMEEIAHRNKAIVNKPSKKKKKEETMSVAEKEEIFEKNRFININYFSRVNGILSLFYNTLYYINAFHDENNKAIADRESNPIVERIKDGVNKTIKGDSASHNTNNYDVICESDYLNFRKEEFLEYKEKDISSDFINRKYEYNELICEIIENKKKKKYISIFENQKNLKELSFMIKIHFLIYINILVEMEALDDDGNVINLTELSILLKKECDNNFLLTHLLRKRIIHNLIGDNVFLSYLNSEVSLQKIIDCITFEKNYSRNTIVDDKSRGNFILLFIFSHFINKIKENKIALTNILINYNNKSRNRLELFSHKYFPLLHTLPKSVQNHVNNLEKLILNNLINYSIIIISKLKLWNRKKTYLLPYTQLYIFEEHPSSNLVDIFNKTNSEFINYYKGKVGNYNIRSPFLAPLYKNDKFDNLCELLYTSLIDLDMKKNMIPDIMEDYVYFYKFENGLIKEEKACLKNSYMIDYFLHGKYYVLRNKNKLGQYTWYIIDRFIDSLKNIENYLYEIKREKDFSNDVFYTCLSSMKDILQKHFKSINSE